One segment of Limimonas halophila DNA contains the following:
- a CDS encoding TRAP transporter substrate-binding protein: MTDNNNLTKRDFLKRTGTASVAAASTVFAAPYVRAQSDTITWRLQTYAGPALAEKVIKPSIDEFNRIADGEMKIELYNANQLVPHGELFRALQNGTVDAIQSDDDSINAPVDVSIFGAYFPFASRYYLDVPVLWNWYGIRELFEDAYAEIDNVTYLSTGAWDPCNFATNKPIRSLEDFKGLRLFMFPTVGQFMQRFGVTPVSIPWEDVQVALQTGSLDGVAWSGIAEDYNAGWADVTKYYLTNNVSGAWAGSYFVNSTSWEKVPEKLKRLYMMCIDASHYNRLQWYWWGEAYYRVHGEKLEMTSIPESEWRTVEDEAFKFWDEKAQEGPRNARAVEILKQYVDTMRKAGPPYRYESS; encoded by the coding sequence ATGACCGACAACAACAATCTGACCAAACGCGACTTTCTGAAGCGGACGGGAACGGCGTCCGTCGCCGCGGCGTCCACGGTGTTTGCCGCGCCGTACGTGCGGGCGCAGTCCGACACGATCACCTGGCGCTTGCAGACCTACGCCGGTCCGGCGCTGGCGGAGAAGGTGATCAAGCCGTCGATCGACGAGTTCAACCGCATCGCCGACGGCGAGATGAAGATCGAGCTGTACAACGCCAACCAGCTCGTCCCGCACGGCGAGCTGTTCCGCGCGTTGCAGAACGGCACGGTCGACGCCATCCAGAGCGACGACGACTCCATCAACGCCCCGGTCGACGTGTCGATCTTCGGCGCGTACTTCCCCTTCGCCTCGCGCTATTACCTGGACGTGCCGGTGCTGTGGAACTGGTACGGCATCCGCGAGCTGTTCGAGGACGCCTACGCCGAGATCGACAACGTCACCTACCTGAGCACGGGCGCCTGGGATCCGTGCAACTTCGCCACGAACAAGCCGATCCGCTCGCTGGAGGACTTCAAGGGCCTGCGCCTGTTCATGTTCCCCACGGTCGGCCAGTTCATGCAGCGCTTCGGCGTCACGCCGGTGTCGATCCCGTGGGAGGACGTGCAGGTCGCGCTGCAGACGGGCTCGCTGGACGGCGTCGCCTGGTCCGGTATTGCCGAGGACTACAACGCCGGCTGGGCGGACGTGACCAAGTACTACCTGACCAACAATGTCTCGGGTGCTTGGGCCGGGTCCTACTTCGTCAACAGCACGAGCTGGGAGAAGGTGCCGGAGAAGCTCAAGCGCCTCTACATGATGTGCATCGACGCGTCCCACTACAACCGCCTGCAGTGGTACTGGTGGGGTGAGGCCTACTACCGCGTCCACGGCGAAAAGCTGGAGATGACCTCCATCCCCGAGTCCGAGTGGCGCACGGTCGAGGACGAAGCCTTCAAGTTCTGGGACGAGAAGGCCCAAGAGGGCCCCCGCAACGCGCGCGCCGTCGAGATCCTCAAGCAGTACGTCGACACGATGCGCAAGGCGGGCCCTCCATACCGCTACGAGTCCTCGTAA
- a CDS encoding MurR/RpiR family transcriptional regulator — protein MDETPKTVAEALRQRFEDLTRAERQLADTLLSHYPAAGLGSITALAEKADVSTPTVARLVKKLGFTGYPDFQASLRGELEATTTGPITKHDARTEEAPDEHMLNRFAETVTSNLRSTFSRIDPASFDAVAELLADHSRGVSIVGGRITRALADYLFTHMQVIRDGVTLVPSTASGWPHYLLSMSPGDVLVVFDVRRYENDLVRFAEIAREREVTVVLFTDQWGSPVSKHAQHVFNCGIDAPSAWDSSAVMLVVVEALIAAVENLRWDATRERMEVLEDLFDRTGLLKKFL, from the coding sequence ATGGACGAAACGCCAAAAACGGTGGCCGAGGCCCTGCGCCAACGCTTCGAGGACCTCACGCGCGCCGAGCGCCAGCTCGCCGACACCCTGCTCTCGCACTACCCGGCCGCCGGACTCGGCAGCATCACCGCGCTGGCGGAAAAAGCGGACGTCTCCACGCCCACGGTCGCGCGGCTGGTCAAGAAACTCGGCTTCACGGGCTACCCGGACTTCCAGGCCTCGCTGCGCGGCGAACTGGAGGCCACCACCACCGGCCCCATCACCAAGCACGACGCGCGCACCGAGGAAGCGCCCGACGAGCACATGCTCAACCGCTTCGCGGAGACGGTGACCAGCAACCTGCGCAGCACCTTCTCCCGCATCGACCCGGCGAGCTTCGACGCCGTCGCCGAGCTGCTGGCCGACCACAGCCGCGGCGTGTCCATCGTCGGCGGGCGCATCACCCGCGCCCTGGCCGACTACCTCTTCACCCACATGCAGGTCATCCGCGACGGCGTCACGCTCGTCCCCTCCACCGCCAGCGGCTGGCCGCACTACCTGCTCAGCATGTCCCCCGGCGACGTGCTCGTCGTCTTCGACGTGCGGCGCTACGAAAATGACCTCGTCCGCTTCGCCGAAATCGCCCGCGAGCGCGAGGTCACCGTCGTCCTCTTCACCGACCAATGGGGCTCGCCCGTCTCAAAGCACGCCCAGCACGTCTTCAACTGCGGCATCGACGCCCCCTCCGCCTGGGACTCCTCCGCCGTCATGCTCGTCGTCGTCGAAGCCCTCATCGCCGCCGTCGAAAACCTGCGCTGGGACGCCACCCGCGAGCGCATGGAAGTCCTCGAAGATCTCTTCGACCGCACCGGTCTGCTCAAAAAATTCCTTTAG